In Nicotiana tabacum cultivar K326 chromosome 17, ASM71507v2, whole genome shotgun sequence, one DNA window encodes the following:
- the LOC107798772 gene encoding ABC transporter B family member 11 isoform X3, with protein MADGNGLDGSTGLNGASSSSGNRAPQTVADTNTGQQDSDKTKQSESTNTVPFYKLFSFADSTDKVLMIIGTIAAIGNGLSLPIMTILFGELTDSFGQNQNNKDVLRVVSRVSLKFVYLALGCGAAAFLQVAFWMISGERQAARIRSLYLKTILQQDIAFYDKETNTGEVVGRMSGDTVLIQDAMGEKVGKFVQLISTFIGGFVISFTKGWLLTLVMLSVIPLLVISGGVMSLILSKMASRGQDAYARAATVVEQTIGSIRTVASFTGEKQAVANYNMSLIKAYQSGANEGLATGLGLGSLFSIIYCSYALAIWFGARLILEKGYTGGQVLNVIIAVLTASMSLGQASPCMTAFAAGQAAAFKMFETIKRKPEIDAYDTNGKILDDIRGDIELKDLYFSYPARPDEQIFSGFSLFVPSGTTAALVGQSGSGKSTVISLIERFYDPQAGQVLIDGINLKDFQLKWIRGKIGLVSQEPVLFTASIKENIAYGKHNATAEEIKAAVELANAAKFIDKLPQGLDTMVGEHGTQLSGGQKQRIAIARAILKDPRILLLDEATSALDAESERVVQEALDRIMINRTTIIVAHRLSTIRNADMIAVIHRGKVVEKGTHHELLKDPEGAYSQLIRLQEVNKETAQSGLNERDRLDKSMGSGGQSSQRMSLLRSVSRSSSGIGNSSRHSLSISYGLPTGLSVPETANADTETGIQEVSGKPLKVPIRRLAYLNKPEVPVIIIGAVAAIINGTLLPIFGILFSSVIKTFYEPPHQLRKDSKFWALMFVLLGAVTLIAFPARTYLFSIAGCKLIRRIRSMCFEKVVHMEVGWFDESEHSSGMIGARLSADAAKVRALVGDSLAQMVQDSASAIAGLAIAFEASWQLALIILAMIPLIGLNGYVQIKFMKGFSADAKMMYEEASQVANDAVGGIRTVASFCAEEKVMEIYRRKCEGPLKAGMKQGLISGIGFGVSFALLFLVYATSFYAGAHLVQDGKITFSDVFRVFFALTMAAIGISQSSSLAPDSSKAKDAAASIFAILDRKSKIDPSDDSGMTLDTVKGDIELQHVSFKYPTRPDVQIFRDLCLTIRSGKTVALVGESGCGKSTVVSLLQRFYDPDSGQVTLDGIEIQKFQVKWLRQQMGLVSQEPVLFNDTIRANIAYGKEGNATEAEIIAAAELANAHKFISGLQQVGQWESEELSCQVGKSNEWQ; from the exons ATGGCTGACGGGAACGGTTTGGACGGAAGTACAGGACTTAATGGAGCCTCTTCATCATCAGGAAACCGCGCGCCGCAGACTGTGGCAGATACCAATACAGGCCAGCAGGACTCTGACAAGACCAAACAATCCGAGAGCACTAATACAGTTCCCTTTTACAAGCTCTTCTCCTTTGCTGATTCCACTGATAAAGTTTTGATGATCATTGGTACAATTGCCGCTATTGGCAACGGATTGTCCTTGCCTATTATGACCATTCTTTTTGGAGAGTTGACTGACTCATTCGGACAAAACCAGAATAACAAAGATGTGCTTCGGGTAGTCTCCAGG GTCTCACTGAAATTTGTCTACTTAGCATTGGGATGTGGGGCAGCTGCATTTCTTC AGGTCGCTTTTTGGATGATCTCCGGTGAAAGACAGGCTGCTCGAATAAGGAGTCTCTATCTGAAAACTATTTTGCAACAAGATATTGCTTTCtatgacaaggaaacaaataCGGGAGAGGTGGTTGGGAGGATGTCCGGTGACACTGTTCTTATACAAGATGCAATGGGCGAGAAG GTAGGGAAATTTGTACAGCTAATATCAACATTTATAGGGGGCTTTGTTATCTCATTTACCAAAGGCTGGCTTCTCACACTTGTCATGTTATCAGTCATTCCTCTACTTGTCATATCTGGTGGAGTGATGTCCCTTATCCTATCTAAGATGGCATCCCGTGGACAAGATGCTTATGCCAGGGCTGCAACGGTGGTTGAACAGACAATTGGCTCCATTAGAACG GTTGCATCATTTACAGGAGAGAAGCAAGCTGTGGCTAACTATAACATGTCCCTAATTAAAGCTTACCAGTCAGGTGCAAATGAAGGGCTGGCAACTGGATTAGGTCTTGGGTCACTTTTTTCTATTATATACTGCAGTTACGCTTTGGCTATCTGGTTTGGCGCAAGGCTTATCTTGGAAAAAGGATATACTGGTGGTCAAGTTCTCAATGTAATTATAGCTGTGTTAACTGCTTCCAT GTCCCTTGGCCAGGCATCTCCCTGTATGACCGCATTTGCTGCAGGTCAAGCTGCCGCTTTCAAGATGTTTGAAACAATAAAGAGAAAGCCGGAGATAGATGCTTATGATACCAACGGAAAGATATTAGACGACATCCGTGGTGATATTGAATTGAAAGATTTGTACTTCAGTTACCCAGCCAGACCTGATGAGCAAATATTCAGTGGATTCTCACTATTCGTACCAAGTGGCACAACTGCAGCTTTGGTTGGACAAAGTGGAAGTGGGAAGTCAACAGTCATAAGTCTGATAGAAAGATTCTATGATCCTCAAGCTGGTCAAGTTCTGATTGATGGAATTAATCTCAAAGACTTCCAGCTTAAGTGGATCAGGGGAAAGATTGGTCTTGTGAGCCAAGAACCTGTGCTTTTCACAGCAAGCATTAAGGAAAATATTGCGTATGGCAAGCACAATGCTACTGCTGAAGAGATTAAGGCTGCGGTTGAGTTAGCAAATGCCGCAAAGTTCATAGATAAACTACCACAG GGTCTAGACACCATGGTTGGAGAACATGGAACTCAACTTTCTGGTGGGCAAAAGCAAAGAATTGCCATTGCAAGAGCAATATTAAAAGATCCACGGATATTACTGTTAGATGAAGCAACAAGTGCACTAGACGCAGAATCTGAGAGAGTTGTACAAGAAGCATTGGATAGAATTATGATCAACAGAACAACCATCATAGTTGCGCATCGATTGAGCACAATAAGGAATGCTGACATGATTGCAGTCATTCATCGGGGAAAAGTTGTTGAAAAAG GCACACATCACGAACTACTCAAGGATCCCGAGGGAGCGTACTCTCAGCTTATACGCTTGCAAGAGGTGAACAAAGAAACAGCACAATCAGGCTTAAACGAGAGGGACAGATTAGATAAATCTATGGGATCTGGTGGACAGTCAAGTCAAAGAATGTCACTCTTACGATCTGTCAGTCGTAGTTCATCTGGCATAGGAAATAGCAGCCGCCATTCACTCTCCATCTCATATGGTTTACCTACTGGACTTAGTGTACCTGAAACAGCTAATGCAGACACAGAAACTGGTATCCAGGAAGTATCTGGAAAGCCGTTAAAGGTCCCTATCCGTCGCTTAGCCTATCTCAACAAGCCTGAGGTACCCGTGATCATAATTGGAGCTGTGGCTGCAATTATTAATGGTACTTTACTTCCAATTTTCGGCATCTTATTCTCTAGCGTGATCAAAACATTTTATGAACCACCGCATCAACTAAGGAAGGACTCAAAGTTTTGGGCTCTCATGTTTGTTCTTCTTGGAGCTGTAACTTTAATTGCATTTCCTGCAAGGACATACCTTTTTAGTATAGCTGGTTGTAAGTTGATAAGAAGAATTAGATCAATGTGCTTTGAGAAGGTGGTCCACATGGAGGTAGGATGGTTTGATGAATCTGAGCACTCCTCTGGAATGATTGGTGCTAGGCTTTCTGCTGATGCAGCCAAAGTGCGTGCGTTAGTAGGAGATTCACTTGCTCAAATGGTCCAAGATTCTGCATCAGCAATTGCAGGTTTAGCTATTGCTTTTGAAGCAAGTTGGCAGTTGGCACTTATCATCCTTGCTATGATACCTCTAATTGGTTTAAATGGGTATGTTCAAATCAAGTTCATGAAAGGATTCAGTGCAGATGCAAAG ATGATGTATGAGGAAGCAAGTCAAGTTGCAAATGATGCTGTTGGAGGTATAAGAACTGTTGCGTCATTTTGTGCAGAAGAGAAGGTGATGGAAATATACAGAAGAAAGTGTGAAGGCCCATTGAAGGCAGGAATGAAGCAAGGTTTAATTAGCGGGATAGGGTTTGGTGTATCATTTGCTTTGCTGTTTCTTGTATATGCAACCAGTTTTTACGCGGGAGCTCATCTTGTTCAGGATGGAAAAATCACTTTTTCAGACGTTTTCCGT GTTTTCTTTGCTTTAACGATGGCAGCTATAGGTATTTCCCAGTCAAGCTCATTGGCACCAGATTCAAGCAAGGCCAAGGATGCTGCTGCTTCCATATTTGCTATTCTAGACAGGAAATCCAAAATAGATCCAAGTGATGATTCTGGTATGACACTGGACACTGTTAAGGGAGATATTGAGCTGCAGCACGTAAGCTTTAAGTATCCAACGAGGCCAGATGTTCAAATTTTTAGAGACCTTTGCTTGACCATTCGCAGTGGAAAG ACGGTTGCTTTGGTTGGGGAGAGCGGATGTGGAAAGTCAACCGTAGTATCTTTACTGCAAAGGTTTTATGATCCTGATTCAGGCCAGGTTACATTGGACGGAATAGAGATTCAGAAGTTCCAAGTAAAATGGCTGAGGCAGCAAATGGGACTTGTAAGCCAAGAACCAGTGTTGTTCAACGACACAATCCGAGCCAATATTGCATACGGAAAGGAAGGAAATGCAACTGAAGCAGAAATTATAGCAGCAGCAGAATTAGCAAACGCCCACAAGTTCATCAGTGGTTTGCAACAGGTTG GGCAGTGGGAGAGCGAGGAACTCAGCTGTCAGGTGGGCAAAAGCAACGAGTGGCAATAG
- the LOC107798772 gene encoding ABC transporter B family member 11 isoform X1, producing MADGNGLDGSTGLNGASSSSGNRAPQTVADTNTGQQDSDKTKQSESTNTVPFYKLFSFADSTDKVLMIIGTIAAIGNGLSLPIMTILFGELTDSFGQNQNNKDVLRVVSRVSLKFVYLALGCGAAAFLQVAFWMISGERQAARIRSLYLKTILQQDIAFYDKETNTGEVVGRMSGDTVLIQDAMGEKVGKFVQLISTFIGGFVISFTKGWLLTLVMLSVIPLLVISGGVMSLILSKMASRGQDAYARAATVVEQTIGSIRTVASFTGEKQAVANYNMSLIKAYQSGANEGLATGLGLGSLFSIIYCSYALAIWFGARLILEKGYTGGQVLNVIIAVLTASMSLGQASPCMTAFAAGQAAAFKMFETIKRKPEIDAYDTNGKILDDIRGDIELKDLYFSYPARPDEQIFSGFSLFVPSGTTAALVGQSGSGKSTVISLIERFYDPQAGQVLIDGINLKDFQLKWIRGKIGLVSQEPVLFTASIKENIAYGKHNATAEEIKAAVELANAAKFIDKLPQGLDTMVGEHGTQLSGGQKQRIAIARAILKDPRILLLDEATSALDAESERVVQEALDRIMINRTTIIVAHRLSTIRNADMIAVIHRGKVVEKGTHHELLKDPEGAYSQLIRLQEVNKETAQSGLNERDRLDKSMGSGGQSSQRMSLLRSVSRSSSGIGNSSRHSLSISYGLPTGLSVPETANADTETGIQEVSGKPLKVPIRRLAYLNKPEVPVIIIGAVAAIINGTLLPIFGILFSSVIKTFYEPPHQLRKDSKFWALMFVLLGAVTLIAFPARTYLFSIAGCKLIRRIRSMCFEKVVHMEVGWFDESEHSSGMIGARLSADAAKVRALVGDSLAQMVQDSASAIAGLAIAFEASWQLALIILAMIPLIGLNGYVQIKFMKGFSADAKMMYEEASQVANDAVGGIRTVASFCAEEKVMEIYRRKCEGPLKAGMKQGLISGIGFGVSFALLFLVYATSFYAGAHLVQDGKITFSDVFRVFFALTMAAIGISQSSSLAPDSSKAKDAAASIFAILDRKSKIDPSDDSGMTLDTVKGDIELQHVSFKYPTRPDVQIFRDLCLTIRSGKTVALVGESGCGKSTVVSLLQRFYDPDSGQVTLDGIEIQKFQVKWLRQQMGLVSQEPVLFNDTIRANIAYGKEGNATEAEIIAAAELANAHKFISGLQQVGLNRHLLGERGTQLSGGQKQRVAIARAIVKNPKILLLDEATSALDAESERLVQDALDRVMVNRTTVVVAHRLSTIKGADVIAVVKNGVIVEKGKHETLINIKDGFYASLVALHTRAS from the exons ATGGCTGACGGGAACGGTTTGGACGGAAGTACAGGACTTAATGGAGCCTCTTCATCATCAGGAAACCGCGCGCCGCAGACTGTGGCAGATACCAATACAGGCCAGCAGGACTCTGACAAGACCAAACAATCCGAGAGCACTAATACAGTTCCCTTTTACAAGCTCTTCTCCTTTGCTGATTCCACTGATAAAGTTTTGATGATCATTGGTACAATTGCCGCTATTGGCAACGGATTGTCCTTGCCTATTATGACCATTCTTTTTGGAGAGTTGACTGACTCATTCGGACAAAACCAGAATAACAAAGATGTGCTTCGGGTAGTCTCCAGG GTCTCACTGAAATTTGTCTACTTAGCATTGGGATGTGGGGCAGCTGCATTTCTTC AGGTCGCTTTTTGGATGATCTCCGGTGAAAGACAGGCTGCTCGAATAAGGAGTCTCTATCTGAAAACTATTTTGCAACAAGATATTGCTTTCtatgacaaggaaacaaataCGGGAGAGGTGGTTGGGAGGATGTCCGGTGACACTGTTCTTATACAAGATGCAATGGGCGAGAAG GTAGGGAAATTTGTACAGCTAATATCAACATTTATAGGGGGCTTTGTTATCTCATTTACCAAAGGCTGGCTTCTCACACTTGTCATGTTATCAGTCATTCCTCTACTTGTCATATCTGGTGGAGTGATGTCCCTTATCCTATCTAAGATGGCATCCCGTGGACAAGATGCTTATGCCAGGGCTGCAACGGTGGTTGAACAGACAATTGGCTCCATTAGAACG GTTGCATCATTTACAGGAGAGAAGCAAGCTGTGGCTAACTATAACATGTCCCTAATTAAAGCTTACCAGTCAGGTGCAAATGAAGGGCTGGCAACTGGATTAGGTCTTGGGTCACTTTTTTCTATTATATACTGCAGTTACGCTTTGGCTATCTGGTTTGGCGCAAGGCTTATCTTGGAAAAAGGATATACTGGTGGTCAAGTTCTCAATGTAATTATAGCTGTGTTAACTGCTTCCAT GTCCCTTGGCCAGGCATCTCCCTGTATGACCGCATTTGCTGCAGGTCAAGCTGCCGCTTTCAAGATGTTTGAAACAATAAAGAGAAAGCCGGAGATAGATGCTTATGATACCAACGGAAAGATATTAGACGACATCCGTGGTGATATTGAATTGAAAGATTTGTACTTCAGTTACCCAGCCAGACCTGATGAGCAAATATTCAGTGGATTCTCACTATTCGTACCAAGTGGCACAACTGCAGCTTTGGTTGGACAAAGTGGAAGTGGGAAGTCAACAGTCATAAGTCTGATAGAAAGATTCTATGATCCTCAAGCTGGTCAAGTTCTGATTGATGGAATTAATCTCAAAGACTTCCAGCTTAAGTGGATCAGGGGAAAGATTGGTCTTGTGAGCCAAGAACCTGTGCTTTTCACAGCAAGCATTAAGGAAAATATTGCGTATGGCAAGCACAATGCTACTGCTGAAGAGATTAAGGCTGCGGTTGAGTTAGCAAATGCCGCAAAGTTCATAGATAAACTACCACAG GGTCTAGACACCATGGTTGGAGAACATGGAACTCAACTTTCTGGTGGGCAAAAGCAAAGAATTGCCATTGCAAGAGCAATATTAAAAGATCCACGGATATTACTGTTAGATGAAGCAACAAGTGCACTAGACGCAGAATCTGAGAGAGTTGTACAAGAAGCATTGGATAGAATTATGATCAACAGAACAACCATCATAGTTGCGCATCGATTGAGCACAATAAGGAATGCTGACATGATTGCAGTCATTCATCGGGGAAAAGTTGTTGAAAAAG GCACACATCACGAACTACTCAAGGATCCCGAGGGAGCGTACTCTCAGCTTATACGCTTGCAAGAGGTGAACAAAGAAACAGCACAATCAGGCTTAAACGAGAGGGACAGATTAGATAAATCTATGGGATCTGGTGGACAGTCAAGTCAAAGAATGTCACTCTTACGATCTGTCAGTCGTAGTTCATCTGGCATAGGAAATAGCAGCCGCCATTCACTCTCCATCTCATATGGTTTACCTACTGGACTTAGTGTACCTGAAACAGCTAATGCAGACACAGAAACTGGTATCCAGGAAGTATCTGGAAAGCCGTTAAAGGTCCCTATCCGTCGCTTAGCCTATCTCAACAAGCCTGAGGTACCCGTGATCATAATTGGAGCTGTGGCTGCAATTATTAATGGTACTTTACTTCCAATTTTCGGCATCTTATTCTCTAGCGTGATCAAAACATTTTATGAACCACCGCATCAACTAAGGAAGGACTCAAAGTTTTGGGCTCTCATGTTTGTTCTTCTTGGAGCTGTAACTTTAATTGCATTTCCTGCAAGGACATACCTTTTTAGTATAGCTGGTTGTAAGTTGATAAGAAGAATTAGATCAATGTGCTTTGAGAAGGTGGTCCACATGGAGGTAGGATGGTTTGATGAATCTGAGCACTCCTCTGGAATGATTGGTGCTAGGCTTTCTGCTGATGCAGCCAAAGTGCGTGCGTTAGTAGGAGATTCACTTGCTCAAATGGTCCAAGATTCTGCATCAGCAATTGCAGGTTTAGCTATTGCTTTTGAAGCAAGTTGGCAGTTGGCACTTATCATCCTTGCTATGATACCTCTAATTGGTTTAAATGGGTATGTTCAAATCAAGTTCATGAAAGGATTCAGTGCAGATGCAAAG ATGATGTATGAGGAAGCAAGTCAAGTTGCAAATGATGCTGTTGGAGGTATAAGAACTGTTGCGTCATTTTGTGCAGAAGAGAAGGTGATGGAAATATACAGAAGAAAGTGTGAAGGCCCATTGAAGGCAGGAATGAAGCAAGGTTTAATTAGCGGGATAGGGTTTGGTGTATCATTTGCTTTGCTGTTTCTTGTATATGCAACCAGTTTTTACGCGGGAGCTCATCTTGTTCAGGATGGAAAAATCACTTTTTCAGACGTTTTCCGT GTTTTCTTTGCTTTAACGATGGCAGCTATAGGTATTTCCCAGTCAAGCTCATTGGCACCAGATTCAAGCAAGGCCAAGGATGCTGCTGCTTCCATATTTGCTATTCTAGACAGGAAATCCAAAATAGATCCAAGTGATGATTCTGGTATGACACTGGACACTGTTAAGGGAGATATTGAGCTGCAGCACGTAAGCTTTAAGTATCCAACGAGGCCAGATGTTCAAATTTTTAGAGACCTTTGCTTGACCATTCGCAGTGGAAAG ACGGTTGCTTTGGTTGGGGAGAGCGGATGTGGAAAGTCAACCGTAGTATCTTTACTGCAAAGGTTTTATGATCCTGATTCAGGCCAGGTTACATTGGACGGAATAGAGATTCAGAAGTTCCAAGTAAAATGGCTGAGGCAGCAAATGGGACTTGTAAGCCAAGAACCAGTGTTGTTCAACGACACAATCCGAGCCAATATTGCATACGGAAAGGAAGGAAATGCAACTGAAGCAGAAATTATAGCAGCAGCAGAATTAGCAAACGCCCACAAGTTCATCAGTGGTTTGCAACAGGTTGGTTTGAACCGACACCTTT TGGGAGAGCGAGGAACTCAGCTGTCAGGTGGGCAAAAGCAACGAGTGGCAATAGCGAGGGCCATAGTGAAAAATCCGAAAATCCTACTATTGGATGAGGCGACGAGCGCATTGGATGCAGAATCAGAGAGATTAGTTCAAGATGCACTTGACCGGGTGATGGTAAATCGTACAACCGTGGTGGTAGCACATAGATTATCAACCATTAAAGGAGCAGATGTAATTGCTGTAGTCAAAAATGGAGTGATCGTGGAGAAAGGGAAGCATGAGACTCTTATCAACATCAAAGATGGTTTTTATGCCTCTTTGGTGGCCCTCCACACGCGTGCTTCTTAG